A genomic window from Diospyros lotus cultivar Yz01 chromosome 2, ASM1463336v1, whole genome shotgun sequence includes:
- the LOC127795983 gene encoding 60S acidic ribosomal protein P3 produces the protein MGVFTFVCRSSGDEWSAKQLSGDLEACAASTYELQRKLVQTVLTVDCAGGVQSSFSIVSPSSAVFQVIVGGGGGGAFIGGGGGAAPAPGGGAPAAEAPPAEEKKEEKEESDEDMGFSLFD, from the exons ATGGGAGTTTTCACGTTCGTCTGCAGGAGCTCCGGCGACGAGTGGAGCGCCAAGCAGCTGTCCGGCGACCTGGAGGCATGTGCTGCTTCCACATACGAGTTGCAGAGGAAGCTCGTCCAGACGGTTCTCACTGTCGACTGCGCCGGCGGAGTTCAGTCCTCGTTCTCTATCGTCTCCCCTTCTTCCGCTGTTTTCCAG GTGATTGTTGGTGGAGGTGGTGGCGGTGCTTTCATTGGAGGCGGAGGTGGTGCTGCTCCAGCTCCGGGAGGTGGCGCCCCAGCTGCTGAAGCACCTCCGGCagaggagaaaaaagaagagaaagaggagagTGATGAGGATATGGGTTTTTCACTCTTTGATTAG